The sequence GAGACTAATTGGGAAATTACATGTAAGCTCAGGGTTAAACGAGAATTGAAGTCTTTAATTAACCGCAGGAATTGCGCATACAAGTAACATCTCTAGTGCAGTCTTCAAAATATTTCTTAATTAGAGTTGGTCCGCAGCAAAGAATACACACATTTCATGCTACTACCAAGACATCGTTCGAAGAAAGACCGTGTGTGGAAAGGAACCGTAATCCAGTGGGGTTTCCTGGCAACACACAAATAACTTTTAAGTCTTCTATGGTGACATGCTGCTACACAAACATGTCCATCAGCTTCAGAGAACATGTCAACTGCAAGGGTTCTTAGTAATCAACCTAACTTAACCTACCCCATTAACACTTGATATTCGTTCTACACTTAATACTGTATGAAGTAATTTATTTTAACTTCTAGGATTTTAAAAGGATAATAAGCACACTGACACCAGTATTCTGGGAATAACTTTAATAAACCACTTCAACCCTGGGTGAATTTCCCTTCTTTCGGGTTCACACAGGTTAGagtattgttttgttatgcttcttttttacaaacatagcagggaaaaagggagagattAAGATTTTACACAAAGCATCCACTACTGCCAATGCCAGCCCCTCAGACACATCCCTGGCTGAGAATACTAATTCCAGGCCAGCGTCATGACAGGTCTATCtgctaataataaatcagtGTTTTAAGTCAACCATCCATTTTGGAATATGTGATTTTAAAAACAGTGATTAATAGCCGATATCCCTCACACTGCCCAGAAGACAGAATTCTTCTTTGGCAGCGTAGCCATGATGTGTCCGGCAGCCACACATCGACAGAGGGCAGTATAAATAGGAAACCAGAGGACTGGCCAGCCTGGAAGGGCCAGAAAATATGAGTCCTTAGTTGACAGCTGATCAGGACATGGAGTTGGATACCTGCCCGGTGGAAATTCAAGAGTCTAGTCGACAGATGGGGCTATCGTAGACCATTTGTAGGTTGACCTTGTGTCCCACAAGCTCACGGATGTTGTTGATTCCATACTTGATCATAGTGGGCCTGTACAGAGGCAAACCCAAGTCATAATTAAATACGTAAGTGAGAAATCAGTCAACAAAAATATTTGCATATCATATATCAAGTATTGTTGGAACCTATCATTTTAAGTTAAGTCATTATATTTCACAACATCATTTACAATGGATCCCCCATGACGAATACAATTTCCTACTTTTAATTGAGCAActacaagcacaaacacacacatcagtttaAGGTCTTAATGTTCTTTTTTCCTGACATTAAAAGAAAATAACCTAAATGTAAAGCTTTTCCTTTAAATGGGTCAGCTGGGCTCCCAGTGCTGAGTCAGAGCCAGATCCTGGCTGGACAGAGGCTGGATGAGGGCAGGGTACGGACGGTGGCCCCAGAGAAGAGCACATGGCAGAAGCTAAACTGACACTAGTCAAAAGGCATGTGTAGAGCTGCTCAGGGATGAATTAGGTTGGATGGAGCGGACAGAAGTGTTGTAGAAGAGTCTGGAATATTTTGGCTTTATACAGGATGGAAAACAAAGGTTGGCATGCATTACATGTACGCGCTCTCAACCTTCATGAATGTCCTTTCCTTACATTTAGGTCACAGCAAAGTAAATGCGTTAGAAAACAATCTCTATTCTTAGACCAGCTCACAGCCTGGAACCACACAAGTGTGTAAACTGATATTATTTTCAATATGTTCTACATTCTATTGAGAGCAATTAAGCAGCctaaaaatgaacaaacaaggtcgcaataaaaataataataattattattattattattattaatattattattaaatgaGTTCTGAATAACCTCACCTCTCTAAGGATAATCCCCAGGCAATGACAGACACCTCCTCTGGGATGCCCATTGGCAGCAGCATCTCAGGCCTGAAGACTCCAGAGTTCCCTACCTCCACCCACTTCTTCAGCCCTGACGAGAGAAGGGAATAGGGAGgcaacatgaaaacaaacacggATGCTTCCATAGATACTTTTGTTTAATAAATGCTACCCATAGTGAGGGTATTAGGAATCTTAAAACTACTGACATCTCTAATTTTTCAAATAGGGTTCCTCTATGATAACATGAAGAAGATATTTAAAAACTGAATTGGATGCATGGATGTTGGTAGATAGAGCAATGGTTTAATGACAGCTATACCTTCATGATAGCTGGTAGATAAAGCAATGGTTTAATGAAGGCTATACCTTCATGATAGCTGAAAATCTCCAGACTGGGCTCGGTGTAAGGGTTGTAGGCTGGTTTGAAGCGCAGTTTGGTGATTCCTGTAATTATCAAAAAACATATGTTCATGAACATCAAAAAAAGACTTTGAGAAGCACCAAATTTATATCTAAACTGGTCATTGGAGGATGTATAGAAGCAGTTTAGAAAACTGTTGAAGGCACATGTAGAAAGACACTTGGAGTGCGCggacctccgccaaggccaaatgctgTACGCCACATATCGCAATGTCCGCAAAAGTTAAACTACATTTGTGTATCCACCCAGTGAATCTGATGAGCTCCAAATTTAATGGGATCATCCTTGGCCCATACTAAACCTTTCCACTAAGTTTCAGGAAAACCGAGCTGATAGTTTTGTGTAATCCTGCttatagacagacaaacaaacagcaccgAAAAACATTACCTCCCTAGCAGGGATAAAAACATTTGCTACTAAAATGAAAAGTTTAGTAGTTCGCTACTAAAATGAAAAGGTCAAACCTGACCTAATTTTGTGAAGAACTGATGTAGAATGCCCATGAGGTCACCGAGGGTTAGCCCATAGTCAGCCACCACACCCTCTATCTGATGAAACTCGGCCAGGTGAGTAGCGTCCAGGGTTTCATTTCTGAACACCCTGTCAATGGAGAAGTACTTGACAGGTGTGAACTTTGCCTGAAAGAGACATGGAATTAGCACATTAATAGTCAAACAGAGTTATAGTAGTGGAAGCAGTGAATGTAGTAGCAGTATAGTTTTTCCAAGTCTTTTACTTCACGTTGTATAAATACAGTACTTGCTTTGCTCCATAAATATGAAGCCAGTTTATGAGTACAGGCTCATCGTTTCCATGCTTTAATCTGAATCACAAATGAGTCATCTCGTGCAAATAAATCTAGCACCATATCCTATCTGACTGAGCCTCTCGAACCTGTTCTGGGTCACAATTTACAGCTTGGCCCATTAGATACGTACAAGCCATTGAGCCATTTTTGGTACGTTTTGTAACTGGTTTTCTATTGACATTTAACCAATAAAACTTATTTTGTATGCCGTGGTGCATCAAAATGGGCCAAATTCACCCCCAAGACTTTTAACAAACATGCTGAACTCACATGAAACATCTTTTCTGCTCCCCTAGACAATTTGCCCCCCATGCTGTTTGATGTGGATACTAACTACCGGACAAATTAATCCAGAATTTCATCACTGAATAAGGTCAATGGAAAAATCTCAATAGAGAAAATTCTGTATAGAACCCTACATCTTTCACTTTCATCAAAAGCTAATTAACAAAGCAGAAACAGACCCATGTTCAGCATACTATTTCCATGCACCTTAAACAATATCACACTACACGAAACAACTACTGAAtacaacacacatataacaaCCACTCTTGAATCATTTAACTCAATTCCATAAACCATGCAACACTCTCTCAAACCAATACACTGAactacacaaaaacatgcacacagaaaaacCATTCCCAGAGTTTCCGGTGAAAAAGTGAAATTTGAACTGTCCTTAGGTTCCTTTAGATATTAGGTTCCTTTGTATGCCATTAGACTAACATTCTCCTGGTAGAATTACGCCAATCATCGCTGAAGCTCCACCTTATCAACCTCCAGCTGGTAGTGCCGTTCAAACACGGCTATTTTATGATGTCATTAAACAGACAAGACAAAAAGGTAATATTCTCCTCAATGCAATATCGGTTATAGATCAGGGAGATGATCTGCAGAGCTGCTCATGGTAGGCACTGCTATGCCCCAAAATCATTACAACAGCAGGAGTTTCCCCTGCCACTGCTATTTAAAGGAGGCATGATCAAAGAAGAGCTCTTTATCTTGTTTCTCTCAAAAAGTGAGCAACATTGACCTGTTTAGGGCCCAAAGCTGAAAGGAGGTCCAGAGCATCTGAATCCCCATTAAAGTAACTGAGCCTTTGCTTTGTGTCCATCTGGGTTATATGACTGCGGCGTGCAAGCAGGTCTGAGTGGCTATTAAATCAGATTAGTGAAGCATTTATTATGCATAGATCGAAACCAGTACTTGTGGATTAACGGAACCAGTGACTGTGGATTAACGGAAACAGTGGTTGGCTTAGCATAGCACATGCACTCCTTTAACTTTATCACCATCTTGCATGCATCTACCTCTTcgcttcttttccttcttcgtTTACcacctcttttctttttattagaTTGCCCTTCTTTTTTCGctaattttttcttttcttcttgtaAGCACTGTGGGACAGGAAACCCTCAGTCAAACAGCTTCAGAACTGAGAGATGATGAAGCAAAAACTGTCTTTGGGCACCTACAAATGTAGGGTCCTCCATCTCTACCAATTTATGCATTTTACAGGAATTTGGTGTACAAACGTGTATGCGAgtggtcacgtgtgtgtgtgtgtgtgtgtgtgtgtgtgtgtgtgtgtgtgtgtgtaaatatgcatACCTGCTGCGCCAGCTTGTAAAGCATGCGAGCGCTtacagctgtggtgtgtgtgcggagaATATTCTTCTGGGCCTCTTCTATCTTCCAGTCATACTTGTATCTAAAATATGATGACAGTTTTGTTAAAACTAGGGAACTTTAATAAGGCCAACATATTATTAGTAAATGTATCTATTCAGAATGGGGATTTGCAAAGCAGCTGAGATGCTAAAGCATTTCTGTCTCCAGGTTCTTTAGTCAATATTTACAAGATCATTAGATCAACCAAGACAAAACTAAACTTGTCCTGGCTCATTGTATGCCATATTTGGCTACGTCTATATTTCAACCGCCATTAGTTATCAAGCGGTTCTTAAACAGAGGCATTTAAAGATATGTATGCAGACTGAAGCTTCTGTGAATCCATGTCTAAACCAATCATACCCTTGTGATCCATAGCCACCTTCAGAATGGaccttcttcactctctccaggTAGTCCTGGGGAAACTCATGAGACACAGCGGGGTCTACAGTAAAGGCAAACATCCATCAGAATATGTTGTCAATATTGATCACATTCTGCTATTAGGAAGAACTTACACTCTTTGCGAGACTGAGAAATGGCTGACCTAACACCTTGTTTTTCCTTTACTATGAGGCATAACCTCACAAGTTTGCCTTTGATACAATGTCAAATTTGTCATAAAGGAACCTGCACTCTGCTCACCAGATAAGAAGAATGTGTCATGCTGGTCTCTTGCAGGATGCTGTTGCGGCTGGAAAAGGGAGTCGAAATTCCAGAAGGAGCTCTCAATGAAATTGTTTGTGGGCATTTCTGTGAACCTGCAACAAATCAATTTGAAATGAGAGCACAAGCAAACAAGGTGTAGAAATGTAATCTCTACCATCAGCTTCATactaatgtgtaaaaaaaaaaaaaaacgaaacgcttgtttcacatttcacatggATTTTGAGAAACTGGAAATGGGACCAATCTTTCTGTGTTTACAGGCTCAGCTTATTCCAATGGACAGAAAACCTACCCCATCTCCAAAAAGATCTGTCTGAACTGTGTGCGCACTTTCAAGAGTGGATGCAGGTGTCCACAGTCCAAAGCTACACCAAGGGCTTCAAAATTGTAGGGTTTGAAGGACTTCTGTCGCCAGCTCCCACTGCGACAACAGACACAGGGCTTTAGTACTTCATATCGCAACATAACCTAATAAAAGCTGTCTTGTATCTACCAGGGTACTGGCCTTACAAGGGCATCACATTTTAAGACAATAAACAATAAGCCATAAATGGTAACTTACAAGACCCAAAAGCAATATTTCTCAGTTTGTGATCATGGATACCAATTGCAGCCTGCCTCACCTAGCAATCATCTCCGGCGTGAGCTCAGTCTCCTGCttggtgatggtggtgctgaAGGAAGGGCCTTTGGTGATCCAGTAGGACTTGACAGTCCTGAAATTCATgaacaaatgtattttaaatatattttaagtCAACAAGGTGCTACCTACAGTTGTTAACACTCTGTTCTCTTCAATGAATGCTGGAATAACAATATTGAAAAATATTTCATGACAAATGTCTTTGACAGAAATAGCTTATAGCTCTTATAAGACATGCAAGTGACACTTCTGAAAACCATTATGCACCCCAGATAGTCACTataagagaacacacaccccAGATGGTCACTATAAGAGAACATAGACCCCATCATAACAGAAAGGCTCATGGCAGCTCATCCATGTATTAATGCAAGGGATCCGTTGGGATCTCCTTCCCTTTTAGAGGCTTTTATCTTGGAGAACATGAGGACAAAGCGCTGGGGAGTAAATAGGATGGAGATTTGGGGAGGAACGCGATCTGCACTGTGCCTGGTGTCTAAGCCACATGCGAAAGGCAGGGAACACAGTGTGATTGCATCCATTTAtgatattaaaaaataaaaaaatcaccacCACTCAAGCCCCCGTAAAGCTTCCCAGCTGGAACCGAGCCACGTGGGCCACCTCTGTGCCGAACACCCCCGCTTCAAAAGCTCAGAGCAGGAGCTGGCATCTCCCACAGGGGAAAAGATGGATTGACTTGTCTTTGTGACAGACAGAAGAATGTCACAGAACTCATGTAACAGCGCTTGACTCTGCTCTGTGCCCAGGGTCTGGATCAGACAGAGTTAAGCTCCTTTGGCagaacacacatgaaacacaattTGTGAAAGTTATGAAATTGGTATCAGACTAAATGTCCTATTTCGTTTGTAGAAGACCTTACTTTTTGGCTATTTCTCTTGTTCATTCATACATGGGACGATGAATCGCTTGTTGCTTAATGGTGAGCATAATGGAAACAATGGATACTGTGGAATGACAGAGACTATCGTAACTGCTTAGtgtaataatacaataattttGCAATCACAATACATttgaaagtgtttttgtttcaaaTAAACTTAGGACCCattttttaagtaaaaaaaCTAAACCTGTCAGGTcaaaaaatgtattgtaaaGGAACTGAAAAACCACAAAATTCTCCAGTATTCCTATACATTCAAAACATCTTGAGTGAGTTTTTATTCATAAATgttccattttcttttcaaagCTTGAAAAGAGAATCAAGACGCATATAATTTGTTTTTCAATCCAAACCTGCAATCTAGCTCCATCTGCTGACCAGAATACTACACTacgaaggtaaaaaaaaatgtcccaaGTTACACAGCTCAGCATCAATCACTTCTGATCACTGGTCCACCACAGTTAATAAACAGACATGTTGACACTCACACTTCTGTCAGCAGTTTACGTTTCTTCAGCTCATTCTTTTCCTTCTCATCCACATCATTAGCgaggcccttctggatctgcaCCATCTTCTCCTGGACGGAATCATCTATTCTCTCCACCTGCCATACGTAATCCCAACCAAGGATCACACATTTTATTCTATGCATAGTTATAGCTGTTTATGGGAAAGACAGGAGCAGTAAATATCCAAATACATATGAGTGACAATACAGATATTTTCACACATACAGCAATTCACACAGCAAACAACCGCACCATTCTGAAGACTCTGGGCCCACCCTCATGACCTTTGTCCACGCGAATCCATTTGTTGGACATGGCTTTGCTGAAGCCCACCTTTCCACTTGGCAGTTTCTACAGGGAAAATGCATAGGTGCATTAGTTTACAACACTGTTAGGTTGAAAATGAATCATACATTAGTCCTAATGGCCAGTAGTTAGTTgattagtcatttggcagatgctttcatccaaagccgCTTACAAAAGCAGTACAATGCCAAATTTACTcaagatgaaaatgaatgaagtgCTATGAAAAATATGATTACGTTTCAGGCTTAGGTGCCAGATAGCCACTCTGCCTCAAAACAACCATTGTTAATATCAGCTATTAAGTACCCGCAACAAAATGTGGCCTATGGTAAAATGAAAGGATGCTTTCAAGTTCTGTTGCAGTGATGGGCGGTTTGATCTCTGCAGCTGGTGTCTTGGGCATCGCACTCACCATAAGTTCACTTTGGGGAAGGCCCTCCTCAGGGATAGCATTGTAGACACGAGCTTCATGACTCCCCTTCTCTGCGGTTTCTTGTCCCTCCCCAGTCAGCTCCCAGTGTTTAGACGAGCGCTGCTCAGCTGAGATTATCTGCAAAATCGCCACAAAGGTGAGATAGTAATGATAACTAGCATGTGAACACGTAGAGGTGAACACAAGAGTAGCAATGAAGATGAATGGTTGTTAAGATGAAGTATTATAAAAGGTATTAATCTCACTATTAATTGGCACGATAATCAAGTACGTCTAGAATTAAACTTAAATCTCTGTTCCTTCATAGCCCAACATGACAGTATTATTGCAACGTTATTCTAGGGGACAGGAGAAAGCAGCTGCTCCATAATATTAATTTAGTTGCTGGAAAAACACAATTGCAATACACTCGAGTTAACTATTTGAAGTGAAAATAACGTTTTATTTCTATTTGCAGAATAACGCCATGCTGTCTGTAACAATTGTAAGCTTTTACAGAGCTATTGCATCAGTTCAATAAGGGCTAGCTCCAAATGACGGAGGCAACTACTTCCGCTAGTAGGTAAGAGCGAATAGCTCCAGTAAAACTTACATCTCCTAAGGATTGGAGACTTTTAACAGCACCAACAACAACTTGGTGGTCCACGGACAGAGTAATGGCCACATCCTGGCTGTCAACACCTCCGTCAACGACTTCTATTCTTTTTAGAAGTAATTCCACTACGCCGGTGTCTGCCATGCTTCAGCCCTTTCAAGCTCCCGAATCGTCAATGGGCGGATGTGACATCACTGTTGCTACCGTAAATAATAGAAATCCAGACCTAGTCATATGTAACCGTGTTCGTCACTATTTGGTCTGTGGCGTGTCCCCTTCTAGTTGAATTAATTCCCTTCGTTCTTAATTTTAGTGGAATTCTGTGTAGCTCTGATCGAGCAAAGGTGCATACGTGATCAGCAGGGGGGAAGCGGGTGGGCAATGTACTTGTACTGCAGGCCTGCAATGTGCACAGGATACATTAGTAATCAATGAGGAGCTTCAGTCTGTtctcttaaagtaacactatgcaacaatgacactttgaggtatggttttatatgcaactcattttggtaccatcctcaaattcattttgatagcaaatggtcatgtgatggagagataaacacctgtgtctttcccactagccatctagGATATGCcatatgtagttctgtgtaccaggctggaataccctgcaaaaatggaagaaaagctttcacagccagctattctgccaaaagacaccagttagtgtgttggcaagcttcaatcagtgtcaactgggctgttggtggtgttcgcaaggtttttgcatgccttttaggtagttagcttgctagttttggaacagaactccttctTGCTGCTTTAATGCAATTTCTTAATCCGATAAACAGCCTTGTGGGCCAGTACAACGAATGACTTCCAAAATGTACCTGTAAAACATTTCCTGTTAGTGTTCTAGTTCACCTCTGAGGGCTCGCGACGTGAGTCTTAACAGAGCAAATTAAGGAAGCATAGGAGCCAAAATAATTTGTTGGATAATTGGATTTCTGGACAGTGCGGATGACATGCAACTTCTACAACAATGAAACTTCGAGTGATGGACAGCACACTTCCTTCAAAATAAAATTTTATTTCATAGAAATTCACATTCAACATTTGAGAAAAACACatccctcccaaacacactgaaTGCTACTTTTGACCTGGAACTCAATTATGTCCGCTTTCACAACTATGTTTGAAATGATTTGCTTGAAAACGAAACTCATATGTGCTAATAACATTAATCGTGCAGATTATTTAATGAAATAGAGGTAAGGCTCACATTAGGCTAtagaataaaagaaaattaaaaaaagaccaAAACTTAAAACCtaaaaagagggggaaatgcTGCAATAAAACGTTCTAAGAATGGGTACAAACATCATGGGAGGTTGTGAGGTTTGGCCCATTCAACGGGATACTGACAGACGTCATCAGCAAAGTTCACATTACAAACATGAGGTCACAAC is a genomic window of Clupea harengus chromosome 1, Ch_v2.0.2, whole genome shotgun sequence containing:
- the farsa gene encoding phenylalanine--tRNA ligase alpha subunit isoform X2, which gives rise to MADTGVVELLLKRIEVVDGGVDSQDVAITLSVDHQVVVGAVKSLQSLGDIISAEQRSSKHWELTGEGQETAEKGSHEARVYNAIPEEGLPQSELMKLPSGKVGFSKAMSNKWIRVDKGHEGGPRVFRMVERIDDSVQEKMVQIQKGLANDVDEKEKNELKKRKLLTEVTVKSYWITKGPSFSTTITKQETELTPEMIASGSWRQKSFKPYNFEALGVALDCGHLHPLLKVRTQFRQIFLEMGFTEMPTNNFIESSFWNFDSLFQPQQHPARDQHDTFFLSDPAVSHEFPQDYLERVKKVHSEGGYGSQGYKYDWKIEEAQKNILRTHTTAVSARMLYKLAQQAKFTPVKYFSIDRVFRNETLDATHLAEFHQIEGVVADYGLTLGDLMGILHQFFTKLGITKLRFKPAYNPYTEPSLEIFSYHEGLKKWVEVGNSGVFRPEMLLPMGIPEEVSVIAWGLSLERPTMIKYGINNIRELVGHKVNLQMVYDSPICRLDS
- the farsa gene encoding phenylalanine--tRNA ligase alpha subunit isoform X1 yields the protein MADTGVVELLLKRIEVVDGGVDSQDVAITLSVDHQVVVGAVKSLQSLGDIISAEQRSSKHWELTGEGQETAEKGSHEARVYNAIPEEGLPQSELMKLPSGKVGFSKAMSNKWIRVDKGHEGGPRVFRMVERIDDSVQEKMVQIQKGLANDVDEKEKNELKKRKLLTEVTVKSYWITKGPSFSTTITKQETELTPEMIASGSWRQKSFKPYNFEALGVALDCGHLHPLLKVRTQFRQIFLEMGFTEMPTNNFIESSFWNFDSLFQPQQHPARDQHDTFFLSDPAVSHEFPQDYLERVKKVHSEGGYGSQGYKYDWKIEEAQKNILRTHTTAVSARMLYKLAQQCLQEEKKKLAKKEGQSNKKKRGGKRRRKRSEEAKFTPVKYFSIDRVFRNETLDATHLAEFHQIEGVVADYGLTLGDLMGILHQFFTKLGITKLRFKPAYNPYTEPSLEIFSYHEGLKKWVEVGNSGVFRPEMLLPMGIPEEVSVIAWGLSLERPTMIKYGINNIRELVGHKVNLQMVYDSPICRLDS